The Micropterus dolomieu isolate WLL.071019.BEF.003 ecotype Adirondacks linkage group LG20, ASM2129224v1, whole genome shotgun sequence genome has a segment encoding these proteins:
- the LOC123959082 gene encoding F-box/LRR-repeat protein 3-like isoform X3, which translates to MKRGLQGNEQEDGGGTSSGSQETLKRSRKQRREKDMEGEGVRWECLPQEILLHIFQYLPLLDRAYASQVCRGWNQAFHMPELWRCFEFELNQPASSYLKATHPDLIKQIIKRHANHLQYVSFKVDSSRESAEAACDILSQLVNCSLKTLGLISTARPSFMELPKSHFISALTVVFVNSKSLSSLKIDDTPVDDPSLKVLVANNSDTLKLLKMSSCPHVSPAGILCVADQCHGLRELALNYHLLSDELLIALSSEKHVHLEHLRIDVISDNPGQQFHTIKKSSWDAMVRHSPKFNLVMYFFLYEDEFGPFFRDEIPVTHLYFGRSVSKDVLGRVGLTCPRLVELVVCANGLRPLDEELIRIAQRCTQLSAIGLGECEVSCSAFVEFVKMCGDRLTQLSIMEEVLVPDHRYGLDDIHWEVSKHLGRVWFPDMMPTW; encoded by the exons ATGAAACGAGGTCTTCAAGGGAATGAGCAAGAAGATGGAGGTGGCACCAGCAGTGGGTCCCAGGAGACTCTTAAACGGTCCCGcaagcagaggagggagaaagatATGGAGGGGGAGGGAGTCCGCTGGGAGTGTCTGCCACAGGAGATCCTGCTCCACATTTTCCAGTACCTACCTCTACTGGATAGGGCTTACGCTTCTCAG GTATGCCGGGGATGGAACCAGGCTTTTCACATGCCCGAGCTGTGGCGGTGCTTTGAGTTCGAATTGAACCAGCCAGCCAGCTCCTACCTGAAGGCCACACACCCAGACCTCATTAAACAGATAATCAAAAGGCACGCCAACCACCTGCAGTATGTCAGCTTCAAG GtggacagcagcagagagtCGGCAGAGGCAGCGTGCGACATCCTCTCTCAGCTCGTGAATTGTTCTTTGAAAACATTGGGGCTCATCTCCACAGCCAGGCCCAGCTTCATGGAGCTGCCCAAG TCTCACTTCATCTCAGCTCTGACGGTGGTTTTTGTCAACTCCAAATCCCTGTCCTCCCTGAAGATTGATGACACACCTGTGGACGACCCCTCGCTTAAAGTCCTGGTGGCCAATAACAGTGACACTCtcaaactgctgaaaatgaGCAGTTGCCCTCATGTTTCACCTGCAG GCATCCTGTGTGTGGCTGATCAGTGCCACGGCCTGAGAGAACTGGCTCTCAACTACCATTTGCTGAGTGATGAACTTCTCATCGCCCTCTCCTCGGAGAAGCACGTTCACCTCGAGCACCTTCGCATCGATGTGATTAGTGACAATCCCGGCCAACAGTTCCACACCATCAAGAAGAGCAGCTGGGACGCCATGGTGCGGCACTCTCCTAAATTTAATCTGGTCATGTACTTCTTCCTCTATGAGGACGAGTTTGGACCTTTCTTCCGCGATGAAATCCCTGTAACGCATCTGTACTTTGGCCGCTCTGTCAGCAAAGACGTGCTGGGCCGCGTCGGGCTCACCTGTCCGCGTCTGGTCGAGCTGGTGGTGTGCGCCAACGGGCTGCGGCCTCTGGATGAAGAGCTGATTCGCATCGCCCAACGCTGCACTCAGCTGTCGGCCATCGGCTTGGGAGAGTGCGAAGTGTCCTGCAGCGCCTTCGTGGAGTTTGTGAAGATGTGTGGAGACAGACTGACGCAGCTATCCATCATGGAGGAGGTACTGGTTCCAGATCACCGCTATGGGCTGGATGATATCCACTGGGAGGTGTCAAAGCATTTAGGTCGCGTCTGGTTCCCAGACATGATGCCTACCTGGTAG
- the LOC123959082 gene encoding F-box/LRR-repeat protein 3-like isoform X2, protein MLNLCNQFYCGLERYTPQTIALYRQKAKRAEALQRSSVFMTFRMKRGLQGNEQEDGGGTSSGSQETLKRSRKQRREKDMEGEGVRWECLPQEILLHIFQYLPLLDRAYASQVCRGWNQAFHMPELWRCFEFELNQPASSYLKATHPDLIKQIIKRHANHLQYVSFKVDSSRESAEAACDILSQLVNCSLKTLGLISTARPSFMELPKSHFISALTVVFVNSKSLSSLKIDDTPVDDPSLKVLVANNSDTLKLLKMSSCPHVSPAGILCVADQCHGLRELALNYHLLSDELLIALSSEKHVHLEHLRIDVISDNPGQQFHTIKKSSWDAMVRHSPKFNLVMYFFLYEDEFGPFFRDEIPVTHLYFGRSVSKDVLGRVGLTCPRLVELVVCANGLRPLDEELIRIAQRCTQLSAIGLGECEVSCSAFVEFVKMCGDRLTQLSIMEEVLVPDHRYGLDDIHWEVSKHLGRVWFPDMMPTW, encoded by the exons ATGTTGAACCTATGCAACCAATTCTACTGCGGACTTGAGAGATACACACCACAAACAATTGCCCTGTACAGGCAGAAGGCCAAGAGAGCAGAGGCCCTGCAGAGATCCTCAGTATTTATGACCTTCAG GATGAAACGAGGTCTTCAAGGGAATGAGCAAGAAGATGGAGGTGGCACCAGCAGTGGGTCCCAGGAGACTCTTAAACGGTCCCGcaagcagaggagggagaaagatATGGAGGGGGAGGGAGTCCGCTGGGAGTGTCTGCCACAGGAGATCCTGCTCCACATTTTCCAGTACCTACCTCTACTGGATAGGGCTTACGCTTCTCAG GTATGCCGGGGATGGAACCAGGCTTTTCACATGCCCGAGCTGTGGCGGTGCTTTGAGTTCGAATTGAACCAGCCAGCCAGCTCCTACCTGAAGGCCACACACCCAGACCTCATTAAACAGATAATCAAAAGGCACGCCAACCACCTGCAGTATGTCAGCTTCAAG GtggacagcagcagagagtCGGCAGAGGCAGCGTGCGACATCCTCTCTCAGCTCGTGAATTGTTCTTTGAAAACATTGGGGCTCATCTCCACAGCCAGGCCCAGCTTCATGGAGCTGCCCAAG TCTCACTTCATCTCAGCTCTGACGGTGGTTTTTGTCAACTCCAAATCCCTGTCCTCCCTGAAGATTGATGACACACCTGTGGACGACCCCTCGCTTAAAGTCCTGGTGGCCAATAACAGTGACACTCtcaaactgctgaaaatgaGCAGTTGCCCTCATGTTTCACCTGCAG GCATCCTGTGTGTGGCTGATCAGTGCCACGGCCTGAGAGAACTGGCTCTCAACTACCATTTGCTGAGTGATGAACTTCTCATCGCCCTCTCCTCGGAGAAGCACGTTCACCTCGAGCACCTTCGCATCGATGTGATTAGTGACAATCCCGGCCAACAGTTCCACACCATCAAGAAGAGCAGCTGGGACGCCATGGTGCGGCACTCTCCTAAATTTAATCTGGTCATGTACTTCTTCCTCTATGAGGACGAGTTTGGACCTTTCTTCCGCGATGAAATCCCTGTAACGCATCTGTACTTTGGCCGCTCTGTCAGCAAAGACGTGCTGGGCCGCGTCGGGCTCACCTGTCCGCGTCTGGTCGAGCTGGTGGTGTGCGCCAACGGGCTGCGGCCTCTGGATGAAGAGCTGATTCGCATCGCCCAACGCTGCACTCAGCTGTCGGCCATCGGCTTGGGAGAGTGCGAAGTGTCCTGCAGCGCCTTCGTGGAGTTTGTGAAGATGTGTGGAGACAGACTGACGCAGCTATCCATCATGGAGGAGGTACTGGTTCCAGATCACCGCTATGGGCTGGATGATATCCACTGGGAGGTGTCAAAGCATTTAGGTCGCGTCTGGTTCCCAGACATGATGCCTACCTGGTAG
- the nkpd1 gene encoding NTPase KAP family P-loop domain-containing protein 1: protein MSKPTNDDIYAYALSKTVTKVSSPATVGLYSSCQNRLNMILGQMEVYMKQEAGQEYKGRSRPRSVKLSFTGFLALIGRLLFYKPIWTKENQQHQNIRFISVHFSAWHFAGSDLLWAGLAIRLFQAMQINFGKLQLVLYRVAQHDEDDEIKKKKVEDGPNNWRSKKVCCCPLWFLVLSILLVPFIILVFLLTVGFPEYEMQPGEGVNGTQGQVGVLESLAIASLGVPAVSVLRFVFLMCKNFIFSQDLNIKKGMDNDRVSSQLGFMNEVRKEMWFLSRFIQFMEVFERRRIRVLLKITNLDRCSPKNIVAVLDAINILLSDEESPFISILAVNPDVLIQKVNFADSCFSKEDRAYALLNCIVTLVFTVPPLCDDSKRSLFYSLTSNSKIPADRSMREDKHRSGGHKKRYSSDVSVEIALEMKESKLLLNETTADEEVETLVNNVLTSNQRNLNKYMLDDAMSMRRVINSIRVTVIIMMALKKEIPQPEYIAAWVVLANQWPCRLSWIIQCAEDAQQRAGIDHTNVANIDDSKTLWQVFSESRAELYVMSAQIEDLLEQDGDPEMFERFLTVDFQFKIKDLKAFEAATVNLNPSIRKELAQIRGTSRLKDSGWMRNLAPLPIRTIINMDTEDVCKELERMNYSNKYIETVKSNDLNGSALVFGEAEDLKKLLKMTFGEWARFRLHFLGLSSHLRQHKYMPPTAYQPQNQPSRFTLHGPHHYSSNLSG, encoded by the exons ATGTCTAAGCCAACAAATG ATGATATTTATGCATATGCGCTGTCCAAGACCGTGACAAAGGTTTCATCACCTGCAACTGTAGGACTCTACTCTTCATGTCAGAACCGACTTAACATGATCCTCGGGCAAATGGAAG TGTACATGAAGCAGGAAGCTGGGCAAGAATACAAAGGGAGATCCAGGCCTCGCTCAGTTAAGCTTTCATTTACTGGCTTTCTAGCCCTCATTGGCCGATTGCTCTTCTACAAGCCTATTTGGACTAAGGAGAACCAGCAGCACCAGAACATCAGGTTCATTTCTGTGCATTTTAGTGCCTGGCATTTTGCAGGCAGTGACCTGCTTTGGGCCGGGCTAGCTATAAGGCTGTTTCAGGCCATGCAGATAAACTTTGGGAAATTACAGCTTGTACTTTACCGTGTGGCTCAACACGATGAAGATGACGAAATCAAGAAGAAG aaaGTGGAGGATGGTCCTAACAACTGGAGGTCCAAAAAGGTTTGCTGCTGCCCTCTGTGGTTTCTCGTCCTGTCCATTCTTTTGGTTCCATTTATCATCCTGGTATTCCTGTTGACTGTTGGCTTTCCCGAATATGAGATGCAACCAGGCGAGGGGGTGAATGGAACACAAGGCCAGGTGGGCGTGCTGGAGAGCCTCGCCATCGCTTCATTAGGAGTCCCTGCAGTAAGCGTGTTGAGGTTTGTTTTTCTGATGTGTAAGAACTTCATCTTCAGCCAGGATCTGAACATCAAGAAGGGGATGGACAATGACCGGGTCAGCAGCCAGCTGGGCTTCATGAACGAAGTGAGGAAGGAAATGTGGTTTCTGTCTCGCTTCATCCAGTTTATGGAGGTGTTTGAGAGGAGAAGGATCCGAGTGTTACTGAAGATCACAAACCTGGATCGGTGCTCCCCCAAGAATATTGTTGCAGTTCTGGATGCCATCAACATTCTGCTTTCAGATGAGGAAAGTCCGTTTATTTCCATTTTGGCCGTCAACCCCGATGTACTTATACAGAAAGTGAACTTTGCAGATAGCTGCTTCAGCAAAGAGGACAGAGCTTATGCACTGCTGAACTGCATCGTGACTCTGGTCTTCACGGTCCCACCACTGTGCGATGATTCAAAGCGCAGTTTATTTTACAGCCTCACTAGCAATTCAAAAATCCCTGCGGACAGAAGCATGAGGGAAGATAAACATAGAAGTGGGGGCCACAAAAAGAGATATTCCTCAGATGTATCTGTAGAGATTGCATTGGAAATGAAAGAGTCAAAACTGCTTTTGAATGAAACTACAGCAGATGAGGAAGTAGAGACGTTGGTCAACAACGTCCTGACCAGCAATCAAAGGAATCTGAACAAGTATATGTTAGATGATGCCATGTCTATGAGGAGAGTGATCAACTCTATTCGAGTGACTGTGATCATCATGATGGCCTTGAAGAAAGAGATTCCTCAACCAGAATACATTGCAGCATGGgtggtcttggccaatcagtgGCCCTGTCGCCTCAGCTGGATCATCCAGTGTGCAGAAGATGCTCAGCAGAGAGCAGGTATTGATCATACAAATGTGGCCAACATTGATGATTCAAAGACCTTATGGCAAGTCTTCAGTGAGTCCAGGGCAGAGCTGTATGTGATGAGTGCACAGATTGAGGACCTCCTTGAGCAGGATGGAGATCCTGAGATGTTTGAAAGATTTCTCACAGTGGATTTCCAATTCAAGATAAAGGACTTGAAGGCATTTGAAGCAGCAACTGTGAACCTGAATCCTTCAATTAGGAAGGAGCTTGCTCAGATCAGAGGGACATCCAGGCTGAAAGATTCTGGTTGGATGAGGAACCTAGCTCCCCTACCAATCAGAACTATCATCAATATGGATACAGAGGATGTTTGTAAAGAG TTGGAGAGGATGAACTACTCCAATAAGTACATTGAAACTGTGAAAAGCAATGACCTCAATGGTTCGGCACTGGTTTTTGGTGAAGCAGAAGACCTTAAAAAACTCCTAAAAATGACCTTCGGTGAATGGGCACGTTTCAGACTGCACTTCTTGGGTTTATCATCACATCTCCGACAACACAAGTACATGCCGCCGACAGCTTATCAACCTCAGAACCAGCCATCTAGATTTACCCTACATGGTCCCCATCATTACTCATCTAATCTCAGTGGTTAA
- the LOC123959069 gene encoding LIM and senescent cell antigen-like-containing domain protein 1 isoform X1, whose amino-acid sequence MLGVAGMTGSIANALATAACERCKSGFAATEKIVNSNGELYHEQCFVCAQCFQQFPEGLFYEFEGRKYCEHDFQMLFAPCCHQCGEFIIGRVIKAMNNSWHPDCFCCDICQAVLADVGFVKNAGRHLCRPCHNREKARGLGKYICQKCHAIIEEQPLIFKNDPYHPDHFNCSNCGKELTAEARELKGELFCLPCHDKMGVPICGACRRPIEGRVVNAMGKQWHVEHFVCAKCEKPFLGHRHYERKGLAYCETHYNQLFGDVCYHCNRVIEGDVVSALNKAWCVSCFSCSTCNTKLTLKDKFVEIDLRPVCKHCYERMPEELKRRLARRERDAKDRKKKAAVCL is encoded by the exons ATGCTGGGGGTTGCTGGAATGACGGGCAG CATTGCTAATGCCCTGGCCACTGCGGCCTGTGAGAGATGTAAGAGTGGCTTTGCCGCAACTGAAAAGATTGTCAATAGTAATGGAGAGCTGTACCATGAGCAGTGCTTTGTGTGTGCCCAGTGTTTTCAGCAGTTTCCAGAGGGACTCTTCTACGAG TTTGAAGGAAGAAAATATTGTGAACATGACTTTCAGATGCTGTTTGCCCCTTGCTGTCACCAGTGTG GGGAGTTCATCATTGGTCGTGTCATTAAGGCCATGAACAATAGTTGGCACCCTGACTGCTTCTGCTGTGACATTTGCCAGGCTGTGCTTGCAGACGTGGGGTTTGTCAAAAATGCTGGCAG GCACCTGTGTCGCCCGTGCCATAACCGCGAGAAAGCTCGTGGCCTGGGCAAGTACATCTGTCAGAAGTGCCATGCCATCATTGAAGAGCAGCCACTGATCTTTAAGAATGACCCCTATCACCCAGACCACTTCAACTGCAGCAATTGTGG GAAGGAATTGACAGCTGAAGCCAGGGAACTGAAGGGAGAGCTCTTCTGTTTGCCCTGCCACGACAAGATGGGTGTACCGATCTGTGGAGCCTGTAGGAGACCCATCGAGGGGCGTGTTGTAAATGCCATGGGCAAGCAGTGGCATGTAGAG cattttgtgtgtgccAAGTGTGAGAAGCCTTTCCTTGGTCATCGCCATTACGAGAGGAAGGGATTGGCTTACTGTGAGACTCATTATAACCAG CTCTTCGGCGATGTGTGCTATCACTGCAACCGTGTGATTGAAGGCGATG TGGTGTCTGCTCTCAACAAGGCTTGGTGTGTCAGCTGTTTCTCGTGCTCCACCTGCAACACAAAACTCACTCTGAA AGATAAGTTTGTTGAAATTGACCTGAGGCCAGTGTGCAAGCACTGCTATGAACGCATGCCTGAGGAGCTGAAACGCCGCCTGGCCCGACGTGAGCGTGATGCCAAAGACCGCAAGAAAaaagctgctgtctgtctgtag
- the LOC123959082 gene encoding F-box/LRR-repeat protein 3-like isoform X1, with amino-acid sequence MRFGLVFAEFIALQMLNLCNQFYCGLERYTPQTIALYRQKAKRAEALQRSSVFMTFRMKRGLQGNEQEDGGGTSSGSQETLKRSRKQRREKDMEGEGVRWECLPQEILLHIFQYLPLLDRAYASQVCRGWNQAFHMPELWRCFEFELNQPASSYLKATHPDLIKQIIKRHANHLQYVSFKVDSSRESAEAACDILSQLVNCSLKTLGLISTARPSFMELPKSHFISALTVVFVNSKSLSSLKIDDTPVDDPSLKVLVANNSDTLKLLKMSSCPHVSPAGILCVADQCHGLRELALNYHLLSDELLIALSSEKHVHLEHLRIDVISDNPGQQFHTIKKSSWDAMVRHSPKFNLVMYFFLYEDEFGPFFRDEIPVTHLYFGRSVSKDVLGRVGLTCPRLVELVVCANGLRPLDEELIRIAQRCTQLSAIGLGECEVSCSAFVEFVKMCGDRLTQLSIMEEVLVPDHRYGLDDIHWEVSKHLGRVWFPDMMPTW; translated from the exons ATGCGCTTTGGTCTG gtgtttgctgAGTTCATCGCTTTACAAATGTTGAACCTATGCAACCAATTCTACTGCGGACTTGAGAGATACACACCACAAACAATTGCCCTGTACAGGCAGAAGGCCAAGAGAGCAGAGGCCCTGCAGAGATCCTCAGTATTTATGACCTTCAG GATGAAACGAGGTCTTCAAGGGAATGAGCAAGAAGATGGAGGTGGCACCAGCAGTGGGTCCCAGGAGACTCTTAAACGGTCCCGcaagcagaggagggagaaagatATGGAGGGGGAGGGAGTCCGCTGGGAGTGTCTGCCACAGGAGATCCTGCTCCACATTTTCCAGTACCTACCTCTACTGGATAGGGCTTACGCTTCTCAG GTATGCCGGGGATGGAACCAGGCTTTTCACATGCCCGAGCTGTGGCGGTGCTTTGAGTTCGAATTGAACCAGCCAGCCAGCTCCTACCTGAAGGCCACACACCCAGACCTCATTAAACAGATAATCAAAAGGCACGCCAACCACCTGCAGTATGTCAGCTTCAAG GtggacagcagcagagagtCGGCAGAGGCAGCGTGCGACATCCTCTCTCAGCTCGTGAATTGTTCTTTGAAAACATTGGGGCTCATCTCCACAGCCAGGCCCAGCTTCATGGAGCTGCCCAAG TCTCACTTCATCTCAGCTCTGACGGTGGTTTTTGTCAACTCCAAATCCCTGTCCTCCCTGAAGATTGATGACACACCTGTGGACGACCCCTCGCTTAAAGTCCTGGTGGCCAATAACAGTGACACTCtcaaactgctgaaaatgaGCAGTTGCCCTCATGTTTCACCTGCAG GCATCCTGTGTGTGGCTGATCAGTGCCACGGCCTGAGAGAACTGGCTCTCAACTACCATTTGCTGAGTGATGAACTTCTCATCGCCCTCTCCTCGGAGAAGCACGTTCACCTCGAGCACCTTCGCATCGATGTGATTAGTGACAATCCCGGCCAACAGTTCCACACCATCAAGAAGAGCAGCTGGGACGCCATGGTGCGGCACTCTCCTAAATTTAATCTGGTCATGTACTTCTTCCTCTATGAGGACGAGTTTGGACCTTTCTTCCGCGATGAAATCCCTGTAACGCATCTGTACTTTGGCCGCTCTGTCAGCAAAGACGTGCTGGGCCGCGTCGGGCTCACCTGTCCGCGTCTGGTCGAGCTGGTGGTGTGCGCCAACGGGCTGCGGCCTCTGGATGAAGAGCTGATTCGCATCGCCCAACGCTGCACTCAGCTGTCGGCCATCGGCTTGGGAGAGTGCGAAGTGTCCTGCAGCGCCTTCGTGGAGTTTGTGAAGATGTGTGGAGACAGACTGACGCAGCTATCCATCATGGAGGAGGTACTGGTTCCAGATCACCGCTATGGGCTGGATGATATCCACTGGGAGGTGTCAAAGCATTTAGGTCGCGTCTGGTTCCCAGACATGATGCCTACCTGGTAG
- the LOC123959069 gene encoding LIM and senescent cell antigen-like-containing domain protein 1 isoform X2 — MLGVAGMTGSIANALATAACERCKSGFAATEKIVNSNGELYHEQCFVCAQCFQQFPEGLFYEFEGRKYCEHDFQMLFAPCCHQCGEFIIGRVIKAMNNSWHPDCFCCDICQAVLADVGFVKNAGRHLCRPCHNREKARGLGKYICQKCHAIIEEQPLIFKNDPYHPDHFNCSNCGKELTAEARELKGELFCLPCHDKMGVPICGACRRPIEGRVVNAMGKQWHVEHFVCAKCEKPFLGHRHYERKGLAYCETHYNQLFGDVCYHCNRVIEGDVVSALNKAWCVSCFSCSTCNTKLTLKNKFVEFDMKPVCKKCYEKFPLELKKRLKKLAESLGRK; from the exons ATGCTGGGGGTTGCTGGAATGACGGGCAG CATTGCTAATGCCCTGGCCACTGCGGCCTGTGAGAGATGTAAGAGTGGCTTTGCCGCAACTGAAAAGATTGTCAATAGTAATGGAGAGCTGTACCATGAGCAGTGCTTTGTGTGTGCCCAGTGTTTTCAGCAGTTTCCAGAGGGACTCTTCTACGAG TTTGAAGGAAGAAAATATTGTGAACATGACTTTCAGATGCTGTTTGCCCCTTGCTGTCACCAGTGTG GGGAGTTCATCATTGGTCGTGTCATTAAGGCCATGAACAATAGTTGGCACCCTGACTGCTTCTGCTGTGACATTTGCCAGGCTGTGCTTGCAGACGTGGGGTTTGTCAAAAATGCTGGCAG GCACCTGTGTCGCCCGTGCCATAACCGCGAGAAAGCTCGTGGCCTGGGCAAGTACATCTGTCAGAAGTGCCATGCCATCATTGAAGAGCAGCCACTGATCTTTAAGAATGACCCCTATCACCCAGACCACTTCAACTGCAGCAATTGTGG GAAGGAATTGACAGCTGAAGCCAGGGAACTGAAGGGAGAGCTCTTCTGTTTGCCCTGCCACGACAAGATGGGTGTACCGATCTGTGGAGCCTGTAGGAGACCCATCGAGGGGCGTGTTGTAAATGCCATGGGCAAGCAGTGGCATGTAGAG cattttgtgtgtgccAAGTGTGAGAAGCCTTTCCTTGGTCATCGCCATTACGAGAGGAAGGGATTGGCTTACTGTGAGACTCATTATAACCAG CTCTTCGGCGATGTGTGCTATCACTGCAACCGTGTGATTGAAGGCGATG TGGTGTCTGCTCTCAACAAGGCTTGGTGTGTCAGCTGTTTCTCGTGCTCCACCTGCAACACAAAACTCACTCTGAA GAACAAGTTTGTTGAGTTTGACATGAAGCCTGTTTGTAAAAAGTGTTATGAAAAGTTTCCTCTGGAGCTGAAGAAAAGGCTCAAGAAGCTGGCTGAGTCCTTGGGACGCAAGTGA